The genomic stretch GAcatctaactttttttctttctatttctaatattctatttctattctattctatttttctttctatttctaatagCCTATTTCTGTGTCTTTACCTCAGCTACATTAAATTCAGCCACTTTAGTCTTTCCTGGGGAGAGGTAGGTAGGGAGAAGGAATCCTAGGAGGAAGggatttagtttgctttttttgaaCCTTTCACATATGTTATTTCATTAGCTTtatcattttctagttttttttctgtaatttactAAATAGAATTGTATACAAGCATAATTTTAGTAAAAAACTTCATTTTTGCATTCTGTGTTGAGAATAATCTGCTTTTGTAtgaaaatagtaattattttcttaagacaTGTTTTCTaggattctttattttgtttttctaaataaataaaatcatggtcATTGTAATAAAAAGCATTCAGATATTCTTAAATTTTCTGAGTGAAGCATCCTTCACTCTGTGCTTCCTAATGGCATAGGATATACAAAAGACCTCCAAAGTATACCAAAGGACTATAATCACTATAATAAGGTATTACTGAGTAACCACGGTTTTAGATGCTAACTTCTCAGgtggtaaaattttattttcataaaagctTACTGTTCATCTgtgaagaatgtaaaatattgcttaataaagccaattgaTGGTCCTGGAGAGAAAAGGAGCACCTTAAAATCAAGCTAATTAAAATTATGTGCATCTGTGATTCTATTGCCCCAACTACTCACTTGTCAAATTCCTAGAAAGTAGAATGGTTTGCTAGGGGCTGGGGCAATGGGGAAATGAGTAGTTATCCCTTAATGGTTACAAAGTTAGATTTTGGCAAGATGAAAAACGTTCTATGGATAGATAGCAGTAACAGTGGCACAACAATGTGAATCtatttaatgtcactgaactgtacaactaaaaatggctaaaatagtaaattttagtatattatactacaatttttaaaataaataattagaggggcgctgggtggctcagtcagttgagtgtccaactttggctcaggtcatgatctcgcagttcatgagttcaagcccctatcgggctctgtgctgacagctcagagcctggagcctggtttggattctgtgtctccctctctctgcccctttcccactcaagctctgtctctctctttctctcaaaaaatgaataaacgttaaaaaaaattttttaataaataattagaaacaatAGCCAtccctaaaacaaaaaataacagctGTGTCAATCACCTAATCCAGGTTACTAGAAGAACCTAATTTGAAATTCTCAttaataattattacttttttaatttttcttatgtttatttttgagagagatagagtacgaagggggagggggagagagagagagagagagagagagagagagagagagagaggcatgcaaaatccgaagcaggctccaggctccatgctgtcagcgcagagcccaacaggaggcTCCAAACTCATGTagcataggatcatgacctgagccaaaatcagacgcttaatcaactgagccacccaggcacccctaatattcTAATTAATGATTATATACTATTCTCCATTATTCCATTCAATGTAAAATGACTAGGCTACTTGATGTAAGACACTAAGTGTCTAACAAATACCTTCACTAAATTTTTGGAAGATGAatgaaataagttaaatattaTGCATTTACAAGATCACCGGTGAAAATGAATCTTCTCTCAGTCTCCTAGAGCTGCCTGAGTTACTTTGGGTATgtcattttactttgaaaatccTTACTTCtctataaaaaaaacattaacaatgaATATCAATAACATGCTTTGCAGCTCTAATAATCTTATTCCTAAAACTAAGCTATCTTGTTCCAACCCAATCCTTAGAGAACTAAAAACAGTttgatgatttttctcctttatttaaatGAACCATCTtgatttgtaaaagaaaaaaacataaatgcataGGATATTCTCTAAGAATGATTAATAAATTGACATTTATTAACTTTAAAGTTATACAAGAAGCCTCTATAATTTTTAGAGAGCTTTGTGTGCATCTTTCTCCTGTATATGCAGCTAGAGGTCTTTTGCTCTTTACTAACTTATGCCCTTAGCAAAAATCATAAATTTCTAACAATACTTAAGTGCTTAGTATGTACCAGGCATTATTCCAAGAACTAGAGatacagtagtgaacaaaacaaagtctttgtccctgttctcatggaacttacattctaatggGTTGGCGGGGGAAGGGGTGCAGAAAATAAGCAAGTATATGTCAGCTGGTAGGaaataagtgctttaaaaaaagagaggtagagagagggaggaaagtgaagggaaaggaaggaaagagaagggaaggagctaAGCATAGATAGGAGAATGAGGAAGAATTAGAATTGCCCTTTCAGATAGAATGCTCACATCTCTGATCAGATAACAAGTGGacagaaatgtgaaagaaatgaaatatctaCAGGAAGAGTGTTCCAAGCTGTGGGCATAGTAAGGGGGAATGCCCTAAACAGGAGCTTGCTCCACAGTTGGAGGCAAAAAGGGCAGGTGTGGCTAGAGTGAAGTAAGCAAGAGCATAGTGGGAAATGACACCTGAGAAAGAGCTAAGAGCCAGATCATGCAGCTAGATGAGTAGGCAAGTAAGGCAATGACATTGAAGAGCTAAGGGCAATGTGGGACCTTGCAGGCAGTGATAAGGACCTAATCTTTTATTCTGAGAGGGGAAACCACTGAGAATTTTGAACAGGTGTGTGAGATCCAATTTAGAGGTTTTGAAAAGATTACACTAGCTGCTATGTGGAAAACAGACTGCATGATGATAAGAGCTTATGCAAAGAGATTATATAGGAGACTTGATAATGTTACTTGATAAAGTTATTGTTGAGTTGAACTAGGGTGATAGAGGTGGAAGGGTGATAAGTGATTAGATTACAGGTGTATTTCAAATAACAGAgcctagggatgcctgggtgactcagtctgttgagcttcacatgtgacccttgattttggctcagggcatgagctcatgttcctgagatggagcctgcttgggattctctctctcaatctctctctctctctctctctctctctctttctctctctctctttccctctcccctcccctgcacacacatgcactctctcaaaaaataaaaaattaaaatacattaaaaaaaataagagcctAAAGATTTGCTGATTAATTGGATTGACTgtaaaagagagaaggaacattTAAAGCATGAGCAACTGAAAGAATAAAGTTGCCATGTACTAAGATAGTAAAGAGTAGAGAGAGTAGATTGAAGAAGGTATTTTGGGCATGTTAAGCTTGAGATGGCTATTTGACATCTAAGTCCATATACCTAGTAGACAATTAGATATAAATTTAGGGGAGAGTTTCAGGTTGGAGGATATTAACCAAGCAAAATGTGCTAGAAATCATCTAGCTTTTCATTCTGGAAGATACTCTCTACCTTGCTCCTGTTCACCCCGTCACCACCTATCCTTTATATATCTATgtgccattttgtttttccagtttgcaAACTCTCATTCTTCAGCCCTGAGAAGTGTCTCAAACAACTAAGTATACAAACACCGAACAAAAGTGGAAAAGATCATTAAATGTTGTGCTATGTGCTGTTAGAAAATACTgattaaggggcacctaggtggctcagtcggttaggtgtcagactttggctcaggtcatgatatcatggttaacgagttcaagccccacattgggctctgtgctgatagctcaaggcctggagactgctttggattctgtgtctctctctgctcctcctcacttgcactctgtctttctctcaagaataaataaacattaaaattttttttttaaatactgattaaaaaagaatgaaaatactgattttgtttattttactttctgattaaaaaagagttaaatagCTAACAAAATTCTTTGCTTAgttctttgaggttttttttttttaagaagaagaaattgatctgttttttaaaaatttttttaatgtttttatttatttttgagacacagagagacagagcatgagcaggggaggggcagagagagagggagacacagagtccgaagcaggcttcaatctctgagctgtcagcacagagcctgattcagggctggaactcactgtgcgatcatgacctgagccgaagtcggacacccaaccgactgagccacccaggcgccccagttctttgagctttttttaaattttatttatttaagtaatctctacccctaacatggggctctacctcatgaccccaatatcaagagtcacatattcttcctactgaaccagccaggcacccctaaacaggGTATTTTAGATCTGAGAGACTACTGGTTTTCTGTGCAAACCTGGTCATCCATGCCAATTTATAAAATAGAACTGTCTTTTTAAAGAgcaatttggcaatgtctggtgAAGTGAAAGATGCTGATATAACCTAGAAATTCCACCTTAAAGTATATTGCCTAGGGAAATTTTTGATATGTGCACAAAAATATAGCTATAAAAATATCCATTTCAGTTTTGTATATAATAGTAGAAAATTAGAGCAATCTAAATGTTCTTCCACAGGCAAATGGTTAAACTATGGCATATTCAAGAAATggaacaccaaaaacaaaatgaatgatgtagaaatacatttattaaatggaTAAATATCACAATGTTAAAGTGAATAAGGAAGGCTGGAAAGAGATATATATGGTTTTTTACTTcacatttctcaaaaatgaatatcaTCCTGTCTAATTTCACAGAACCTTCCATGCATGAGACACTATGTAGTATGGTTTTTGCCTACATTAGTTAATTTCACACAACAGCCTTGTGAAATAATGTTATccctatttttcatttattctctcaaaaaatatttatataatatgtgcCAGAGGGCATTCTAAACACTGAAGATATAGTAGTTAAATAAAATTCCTGTTCTCCTAGAGCTTTCATTCTAGTGAGGGAAGACGTAAAGCTGAAAAATATACAAGCAATTATGTATTAAGTGGTAATGTagactatgaagaaaaataaagcagagtagcAAGATAGAGAGTAATAAGGATCACTATTAAATAGCATAAAGTAAAActcagaagatgaagaaactcaTAGAAGGTAAGAACCTGCTGAAAGTCACTCGAACTGAAAATCTAGAGCTAGGGTTTAAACCTAAATCAATCTAATTCGACAGActtctctatatatatatatttatttatttatttaaattctagttagttaacatatagtgtaatattggtttcaggagtagaatttagagattcatcacttacatacaatacccagtgctcattacagcAAGTGCCTccataatacccatcacccattttgcccattccccacccaccttccctccaagaggtttctccttttaatttttttttaatgttttatttattcttgagagagagtgacagagcaccagcaggggaagggcagagcaagagagggacacagaatctgaaccaggctccaggctctgagctgtcagcacagagcccgacacagggcttgaactcacaacccatgaagatcatgacctgagctgaagttggatgcccagcccaacaggctgagccacccaggcacccccaaggctTCTCCTTTTAAAGGATAATTAGGTCTATCTGTCATTTACACTTTGGAAAGACGTTAATTACATAATGGCCCCTGTGATCAGCAACACTagaagaaaagtgttttttttaacgttttatttattattgagagagagagacacacacagagcgtgagcaggggaggggaagacacagaatccgaagcaggctccaggctccaagctgtcagcacagagcccaatgtggggcttgaactcacaaaccgcgagatcatgacctgagccgaagttggtcgctcaactaactgagccacccaggcaccccagaaaacagttttttaatggaACAGGAGGGAATAGAGAACAGTCTAGATATGTTGGGTGGTTTGGACAACCAAACACCTTCATAACATAGCCGTTACATATGGGAATCAGAATAAGTTTCAGAAAGTGAGAAAagagttaagaaaataaagtaagcaAGCACCATCTTAATTTTGCCATAAGCCTTAATAGTATCATGAGtgtaattaaaaatcattttcactgCTACTTATTGGAAGTGAGTCATGGATTACCACTGTCAATGTTAAGAAATTAAGCAGAGAACATATTCATATATTAGTTAAGAACATGAATTTTAGAGTCCGACAACCTCAGTACCCAATCgtgtatttaataataatttaatgaatAATCTTCagggcaagccacttaacctttcaaagtcttttcttttccttttaggcTTTGTCCAAAATAACTGTCTAAATTAACTTTTTAGTCAGCCACTTTTTTCTTCTCAGACATCTGAAATACCATATCTTCATTGTAAGATAAATTGATCATAACCTGTACTGCCTGGTTCGCATTTCACCCCCACTGCCATCCCCTGCCATTTATTTAACAGCAAAAATTATTGAATGCTGACTGTGGAAATAAAGCCaaaccaaatgagaaaaacaaaacctatttatTCTGTGCTAGCTATATCAATGTAGTCAACCACATCACTTGCAttttggcagagactcaaaggaaGGCAGAAAACTGGGAAAGCTTTACAGTGGAAAATAAGAAAGGCTGTTGGTATGTCCTGATTGGAGGCTGTTGGCCTGGGGAAGCTGCAGGTGGGCTAACTAAAAGCAGAATATCCTGTGTGATTGGTTAGGGATGCATATTTGGCTTTTTCTCATGGGTCCTAAGTTGGAAGCAGGGATAAAAATtaggaaagctctcagttattAGTCAAGTCCTGGCCATTTGTGGCCAGTTGTAACAGGTTATTGTTTAGCTTGCTGGATTGTCACTAGAGGTAGTAGTCTGACTTCATACAAATCTGACTTATAgcaggctggcttcctgggctATTTGTTGTAGATAAGGGGTTGGCTTCCTGGGCAAGTTGCTATGGATTGTGGGTCAGTTCTGTCATTATGTATGGTCTGGCCATTGTCCCATACTTAATTATCCCTTACTACTTTGCATCATTCacaattattttgagttaaagtcCTTAACTCAGATTAAGTCCTTAACTCAGTCCTTAATTTAGATTAAAAGGTAATGTATTAGTGAAGTACTTAATTTTAGAATGATTTCCCACAGGAATAATTTAACAAGcggatatttttagttttttctaccACTGACatattattgcttttttattttcagtggttACCAGTTACTCGGGAGCTGAGCTTCCAAAAATTTATTGAACAATCTGACTTACTAGAAGAACTTAAATATGACTTCAATGAAAAAGCTGAATTGAGACACACTGAGACACAAAggccttttgtttttaactattataaaaatgtctttgagAGGAACAGCAAGCGCTACCAGGCCCTTGGCTATTTGCTTGAACAATATATTTATGAGCTTTTGGAGAAAGTATGCAAATTACAAAAAGTATATATCCCACCAGAGGCTGATAAAGAACCAAAAAGCTTCTTTTTCATGAGTGAGAGAGCATTAACAAGTCATCGTTctgttcttcttgttcttcttcaagACCAAGGAGTCTTTAGAGCTGGTCAGTGGAGTCAGCAGGCAATAATACATCATGGTCTCCAACATGGAAGTCAGATACCATGTATTCAAATGGCATTGCAGGCACATTATGATGTAATTGTGCTAAACCCCAATGACAATTTCATCGACCTAAACATGGAAGAAGAGCAGAAAGGCCTTTTAACACAAACTAAGGGGTCATCTTCCCTAAAAATGGTTCCAGCAGAGAACTTTTTATCTGTCCAGCAACCTCTCCAGTGCACCCCTAAAAGATGCAGCAACACTCCTGAAGAACACATGGCTTACATTTGGGATTACTTCATTTCAAAGACTGAAGGCAAGGATGTTGCCTTCATTGTACATGGTTACGGAGGCTTGGTTTTTATGGACTTACTTGTTCGTAAAAAGTGGGAAGTGATGAACAAAGTATATGCTGTTGCCTTTATTGACTCTGAACATCATGTAGGACACCAGCTGGGAAGTGATGTTCAGTTATTGGCCTGGATAAAGCACCACTGCCGTGAATGGGTGACAAGCCCTAAGCCTTTGGATAAACCTGCAGCTACTGTTTTAAAACAGGAGTTTCCTATGGTTTCTGCTGGTACAGAAAAACACAACTTAGCCCCTTCCTCTAGCCTTCAgtcaatttttaaatactttaaaaaagctTTGAAAGCCAAAACAACTATTAATTTTTCTCGAGTGCCAATAGTAACTAGAAGCTccacaaaaagaaagcaaattgcTTAACTTACTTTTTTGTcacctaagattttttttgtccCACTGAAATGCTGTGAATGTAGAtgctagaagaaaaagaatactctGCAGTATTATGTTATGAAAAGAATATACACAGTGTTATATTCTGGCTTGAGGTTTGATTTGttactttttttgaaaagtgaatatgttcttttttttagcCTATTGATGAGCTGGGCATCAGTCAACGCcatcattaatattttacagTATTAGTCAAGTTAGAGGATCTTTTGAAAACCTCTCTTATGTTTTAATAGAATGACACCAAAACTGCAGTTGATAGAAATTAAACACTAAGTCAGTCTTCAGTTTCTATGTTGTTAATGCCATACTAAAATTATAAGtgaacataaaaatgattataaactccatttttgtatgtttgtgttcTGTTTGAATTTATTGTTCTTACGTGGAAATTTACTTAAAGTGTTTACTCATACCTTCAGCTAATatttgagtgtctactatgtccCCATCAATAGTACGTGTTGAGGACACCAGCAAACAAGACCAACGTTGCCTTTATCCATATGGAGTTCACAATGAACAACAAATTGAAAGTGTGAAGAGTGTTCAGAAATTCAAGGTGCCATGGAACATCTAGTATGAGAGCTAACAGCCTTGGGGTACAGGTAATACGTCTGTGAGAAAATGACGCTTAGTTTGAAAGACAACAGCAGTTGGGAAAACAAATTCATAGGCAAAGGAATAGCATATGCAAAGGTCTTGAGGTGGGAGAAAATAGTCCAGTTAACTGAAGCTAAAAAATTATGGGAGAgctgtgttaaagaaaaaattattcatgacATTTATTAAAGACATAAGGAAGACTTTAAGAGGGATTGCTGCAATGGGGGTTTTGAAGTTGGGGAGAGAGATCAGCCTCAACTTCTAATTCAGCAAGGACAATTGAGGGGGCAATATTATAGCCAAAGTGTAGGGTGAGGATCAGTGAATGGAAAATTAACTAAGAGGAAAGAAACATCAGGCATAAGAGAGATTCTTACTAGACTGACTCAGCGTAATTCTTACTGAAGCCAGGCCAGGTTGATAACACATTGACAGTGGAGGATGAGGAATTTTATCAGATCTAGAGGATCTAGAGGATGATCAAGTgccaaaaatgagaaattttcacTGACAGCCAAATTCTTGCTAAAACTAGACTAAGtgacaacaacaacatcaacaacaacaacaacaacaacaaaaactagacTAAGTGGACCAACGATGGAGTCCAACATCAGAGCCTAGCTGAGaggagggctcagaggagccagACTCAGATTTGGTCAAGGAGAGGTTTTGTCAGTAGTTAGAAAGTTAAGTTAACAAAATAAGCAGAGGCAGCTTGCTTAAGGCTGCAATGGCCATGGTTATGATTTTTGACTTTATTCTCATAACAGTAGAAAACACTGGATGGTTTTAGACAGGAGAATATTCtcagatttacattttataaagaatatcctggagtgcctgggtggctcagttggttgagcatctgacttcagctcaggtcatgatctcatggtttgtgggttggagccccatgtcaggctctgtgctgacagctcagagcctagagcctgctttggattctgtgtctccctctctctttctgccccacccacccacttgtgtgctcactctctccttctctgtcaaaaataaacattaaaaattaaaaaaaaaagaatatcctaaTTGCAGTTCAGAGAATAGATTAGAGGAAGCATAAGCTTGTAGGCTGGGAGACCAAATTAATTTTGGTAGTATTCTGAGAAATGCTTAATATTAATTCTTAACTACGAATACTAATATATTTAACACTAATGCTTAAATACTAATATTTAATTACTTAATACTTATGCTAAATACTAATACTGTGATTGCTATGAACAAAATTTTATGATTGGAGGTTAGGAATaaggagaaggaaataagaaGGAGGACTCCTGGATTTTTGGCTTGAACAACTAGATGGATAGAaatactatttgttgaaataGGGACTATtgacaaaaaaatttattttggctgTTCcagaagttttgtgtttttttttagtttatttatttacctagagagggagaagagagagagagagcacaaacaggggaggggcagagagagagggagagagaggatcccaagcaggctctgtgctatcagtgcagaggcGGACGaaggcttgagcccatgaactgtgagatgatgacctgagctgaaaaccaagagtcagatgcttaaatgaatgaaccacccagatgcccctgttccaaaagtttaaaaagagaaaaaggagggggtTACAAATTATCTTTAGCTCTGTCCATAGATGGGTAAGAGAAGAACCCATACAAGACATGACACTTGAAGAATTAACTCTACCACATCTAATAGGACATGgagatttttctctcattttttttaatgttcatttttgagagagagagagaaacatagactgagcagaggaggggcagagagagagggagacacagaatccaaagcaggctccaggctttgagctgtcagcacagaggccaatgcggggcttgaacccacgaaccatgagatcatgacctgagccgaagtcagatgcttagctgactaagccacccaggagtcccaacaTGCAGATTTTTCTGATACAGCTATTTCTAGTGTCTTTCTAATATTCCTATTCACAGTGTTTTTCAACCCAGCATATACTATAATCCCTGTTATgtactgaatgtttgtgtccctctgaaatttctatgttgaaatcttaatccTCAATGTGATAGGTGTGGGTCCTTTGaaaggtgattaggtcataaaGGTGGAGtccttatgaatgggattagtgctcttatgaAGGACaccccagagaactcccttctgctatgtgaggacacagcaagaaaagaGCCATCTGTAAATCAGGAAGTAGCCCTCAACCAGACATggaatctgccagtgccttgcTCTTGCATTCCCTAGCCTCTAGAAAAGTGAGGAATAAACATTCGTTTAAGCCTCCGAGTCTGTGATACTCTGTTATAGCAACCCAGACAGACTAAGACAAATCTTTATCAGAAAGAcatatttcaaatttctttctgtaCCATGTCTTAAGTGGCATAATGAGGGGGTGGGCGGGAAACACTGAGTTGTAAATCAGGATGTGCAGGTTTTAAATGAACCTTTGCTTAAGGAAAGGTTAGTGAAGGCTTTTAATGAAGCCTTGCTTAAACCAGTTACTCTCTCCCAGTCCTTACTTTTCAATTTGTAAATGAGGTGAGCTTTGAAGTCCTTTTTGACATAGTCTAACTAGAATGCATTTAATGCACTTAATATGAAAagcaccaaaaaagaaaaaagtttttaaaaaagtttccatGAAAGTTATTCTATCTTGCACTTAACTAACTTGGAGTTGATGTTTCTCATAACTCCCAATTTACTATTTAATCTGGTAGTCaggtgtattagttatctatagCTGCATAATAGATTAACCtcaaaacttggtggcttaaaacaaaaaatattagttCACAGTTTCTCTTGTTCAGAAATTCAGAAGAAGTTTAGTGGGTAATTTTGGCTCAGTATTGCTTAGGAGCATACAGTCAAGATTGTTTGGAGTTGCAGTGATCTAAAACCTGACTGGCTGTTTGGCAGGAAGCCTTGGTTCCTCACCAGGTGGACCTTTTCCATAGGCTGCttctgctaaagaaaaaaattattctgacactt from Panthera uncia isolate 11264 chromosome C2, Puncia_PCG_1.0, whole genome shotgun sequence encodes the following:
- the LOC125921552 gene encoding putative protein FAM172B; translated protein: MEIELRDGNIKKESVSRPYPFPPKLAASIKWLPVTRELSFQKFIEQSDLLEELKYDFNEKAELRHTETQRPFVFNYYKNVFERNSKRYQALGYLLEQYIYELLEKVCKLQKVYIPPEADKEPKSFFFMSERALTSHRSVLLVLLQDQGVFRAGQWSQQAIIHHGLQHGSQIPCIQMALQAHYDVIVLNPNDNFIDLNMEEEQKGLLTQTKGSSSLKMVPAENFLSVQQPLQCTPKRCSNTPEEHMAYIWDYFISKTEGKDVAFIVHGYGGLVFMDLLVRKKWEVMNKVYAVAFIDSEHHVGHQLGSDVQLLAWIKHHCREWVTSPKPLDKPAATVLKQEFPMVSAGTEKHNLAPSSSLQSIFKYFKKALKAKTTINFSRVPIVTRSSTKRKQIA